From Echinicola soli, a single genomic window includes:
- a CDS encoding acyl-CoA carboxylase subunit beta — MKSSTKGVYTLPGNKEKLELLKKKNEEALLGGGKQRVATQHEKGKLTARERIHLLIDEGTFQEIDKFKMHRCKDFGLDKEYYLGDGVVTGYGEINGRLVYVYSQDFTVFGGSLSESHAEKICKIMDMAMKNGAPVIGLNDSGGARIQEGVNSLGGYADIFYRNTRASGVIPQLSAIMGPCAGGAVYSPAITDFILMVEETSYMFVTGPNVVKTVTQEHVSSEELGGASTHSTKSGVTHFACQNEVECIKTIKSILSYIPQNCEDDAPSYPYELLDDESRAELNQVVPENPNHPYDMRDVVRGIVDEGSFLEVHKNFADNMVVGFARIAGRSIGVVGNQPQSLAGVLDNDASIKAARFVRFCDCFNIPLLVLVDVPGFLPGTDQEWNGIITNGAKLLYAFSEATVPRITVITRKAYGGAYDVMNSKHIGADLNFAWPTAEIAVMGAKGAAEIIFRKEIGQSDDPEKKLQEKIDQYTKKFANPYKAAHRGYIDEVILPSETRGKLISGFKMLQNKVDNLPRKKHGNIPL; from the coding sequence ATGAAAAGTTCTACAAAAGGAGTCTATACATTGCCAGGTAACAAGGAGAAGCTGGAGCTATTAAAAAAGAAAAATGAAGAAGCCTTATTGGGCGGGGGCAAACAGCGGGTAGCTACCCAGCACGAAAAGGGCAAGCTGACAGCTCGTGAGCGGATTCATCTGCTCATTGATGAAGGGACTTTTCAGGAGATCGATAAATTCAAAATGCATCGGTGTAAGGACTTTGGACTGGATAAGGAATATTATTTAGGTGATGGAGTGGTGACCGGGTATGGAGAGATCAATGGCAGGCTTGTTTATGTGTATTCCCAAGATTTTACGGTGTTTGGCGGTTCACTGTCAGAAAGCCATGCCGAAAAAATCTGTAAAATCATGGACATGGCCATGAAAAACGGAGCGCCTGTGATAGGCTTAAATGATTCCGGCGGTGCCCGCATCCAGGAGGGCGTTAATTCCCTGGGAGGGTATGCGGATATTTTTTACCGAAATACCAGGGCTTCAGGAGTGATTCCACAGCTGTCGGCGATTATGGGGCCTTGTGCAGGTGGAGCAGTTTATTCACCTGCCATTACTGACTTTATTCTTATGGTGGAGGAAACCAGCTATATGTTTGTGACCGGGCCAAACGTTGTCAAGACTGTTACACAAGAGCATGTCAGTTCGGAAGAATTGGGAGGAGCGAGTACGCACAGCACCAAAAGTGGGGTCACGCACTTTGCCTGCCAAAATGAAGTGGAGTGCATCAAGACCATAAAAAGTATTTTGAGCTATATTCCCCAAAATTGCGAGGACGATGCACCGTCCTACCCGTATGAATTGCTGGATGATGAATCCCGAGCGGAATTGAATCAGGTGGTGCCAGAGAATCCCAATCATCCCTATGATATGCGCGATGTGGTAAGGGGAATAGTAGACGAAGGTTCATTCTTGGAGGTGCATAAAAATTTCGCAGACAATATGGTCGTTGGTTTTGCCCGGATAGCCGGGAGAAGTATTGGTGTGGTGGGGAATCAGCCCCAGTCACTTGCAGGAGTACTTGATAATGATGCCTCGATAAAAGCAGCCCGCTTTGTGCGGTTTTGTGATTGTTTTAATATCCCCTTGCTGGTCTTGGTGGATGTGCCAGGTTTTTTGCCCGGAACGGACCAGGAGTGGAATGGGATCATTACCAATGGCGCCAAACTGCTGTATGCATTTTCTGAGGCCACCGTGCCGAGGATTACGGTGATAACCAGAAAAGCCTATGGAGGCGCCTACGATGTGATGAACTCCAAGCACATCGGTGCCGACCTGAACTTTGCATGGCCTACCGCAGAGATTGCGGTAATGGGAGCGAAGGGCGCAGCGGAAATTATTTTCAGAAAGGAAATTGGTCAGTCGGACGATCCGGAGAAAAAGCTTCAGGAGAAGATTGACCAGTATACTAAGAAGTTTGCCAATCCGTACAAGGCAGCCCACAGGGGGTATATTGATGAGGTGATCTTACCTTCCGAAACCAGGGGTAAATTGATCAGCGGCTTCAAGATGCTCCAAAACAAAGTGGATAACCTGCCCCGGAAGAAGCATGGGAATATACCTTTGTAG
- a CDS encoding Ppx/GppA phosphatase family protein: MRHEKAAIIDMGTNTFHLILVNLREEDFNILFKEKAPVKIGQKGISKNEIHPDAKKRAMDTLKHFRELIDGEEIEHIYAFATSAVRNAHNGMELVQEIKNTFDIDVHVIDGEQEAQLIYEGIRFSKSLGEENSLMMDIGGGSVEFIIGNEAKALWKQSFEIGGQRLLDLFHYHDPILPEEIDKLKDYLSERLQPLITALKEHQPKRLVGASGTFDTLTDMYYAAAHLTKTKNQTVFHLPRAEFKRLAQKLVTLNKEQRLEIPGMIPMRVDMIVVASYLIEFILQYVDADELICSNYALKEGVISKILKNESIIPCMGIEKH; encoded by the coding sequence ATGAGACATGAGAAGGCAGCCATAATTGACATGGGTACCAATACATTTCACTTGATATTGGTAAATCTGAGGGAAGAGGATTTTAATATTCTTTTCAAAGAAAAAGCCCCAGTAAAAATAGGGCAAAAGGGCATCAGCAAAAACGAGATTCATCCCGACGCAAAAAAACGGGCAATGGACACCCTTAAGCATTTCCGGGAGTTGATCGACGGAGAAGAAATCGAGCATATTTATGCCTTTGCAACCAGCGCAGTACGAAATGCCCACAATGGGATGGAACTGGTTCAGGAAATCAAAAATACGTTTGACATTGATGTACATGTGATCGATGGGGAGCAAGAAGCACAGCTCATCTATGAAGGCATCCGGTTTAGCAAGTCATTGGGAGAAGAAAACAGCCTCATGATGGACATTGGTGGTGGATCGGTAGAATTTATCATCGGAAACGAAGCCAAAGCACTCTGGAAGCAAAGTTTCGAAATCGGTGGTCAGCGGCTATTGGATCTTTTCCATTATCACGACCCCATTCTTCCCGAAGAGATCGACAAGCTGAAGGATTATCTTTCTGAGCGCTTACAGCCGCTAATCACTGCTCTCAAAGAGCACCAACCGAAAAGGCTAGTGGGTGCTTCGGGGACCTTTGACACCTTAACAGACATGTACTATGCCGCTGCCCACCTTACCAAAACGAAGAACCAAACGGTTTTCCACTTGCCAAGGGCTGAATTCAAGCGCTTGGCCCAAAAACTGGTCACACTAAATAAGGAGCAACGACTGGAAATCCCCGGTATGATCCCCATGCGTGTGGACATGATCGTGGTCGCTTCTTATCTGATTGAGTTTATCCTACAATATGTAGACGCTGACGAACTGATCTGTTCTAATTATGCGTTGAAAGAAGGGGTGATCTCAAAAATCCTGAAAAATGAATCAATCATCCCCTGCATGGGAATAGAAAAACATTAA
- a CDS encoding KpsF/GutQ family sugar-phosphate isomerase, translated as MNIIKNIRNSAIKVLQTEAEALRNLIPNIDGDFEACVEGILHSKGRVVITGVGKSAIVATKIVATLNSTGTPALFMHAADAIHGDLGMIQKEDFVLCISKSGNTPEVKVLVPMLKRMGSKLVALVSNTESYLAEHADFVLNATIAAEACPLNLAPTTSTTAHMAMGDALAVCLLEARGFSSDDFARYHPGGSLGKQLYLTVDDLMVKDAVPVVDAEAVLTEVILEISGKRLGATAVLNAHKKLIGIVTDGDLRRMLEKHRDLSEVTAKDIMTKKPKTIARKEYAVRALNRMRECNITQLVVEEDGEVFGFIHIHDLMKEGIV; from the coding sequence TTGAATATAATAAAAAATATTAGAAACAGCGCCATTAAAGTTCTCCAAACAGAGGCAGAAGCACTCCGAAATTTGATTCCGAATATTGATGGTGACTTCGAAGCATGCGTGGAAGGGATTCTCCATTCCAAAGGGCGTGTGGTGATTACCGGGGTGGGCAAAAGTGCCATTGTTGCCACCAAAATCGTGGCCACCTTAAATTCCACCGGTACTCCAGCACTTTTTATGCATGCCGCCGATGCTATTCATGGTGATTTAGGTATGATCCAAAAGGAAGATTTTGTACTTTGTATCTCCAAGAGTGGAAATACTCCAGAGGTGAAAGTACTGGTGCCGATGCTCAAGAGGATGGGGTCGAAGCTAGTGGCCCTGGTTAGTAACACCGAAAGCTACTTGGCAGAACATGCTGATTTTGTGCTGAATGCGACCATTGCCGCGGAGGCTTGTCCGTTAAATTTGGCTCCTACCACAAGTACCACGGCGCATATGGCGATGGGTGATGCCCTTGCTGTTTGTCTTTTGGAAGCCCGGGGCTTTAGTAGCGATGATTTTGCCCGCTACCATCCCGGCGGATCTTTAGGCAAGCAACTTTATCTCACGGTGGATGACCTGATGGTAAAGGATGCTGTTCCTGTGGTGGATGCCGAGGCAGTCCTCACCGAAGTAATCCTGGAAATCAGTGGAAAGCGCCTTGGGGCCACCGCAGTGCTAAATGCCCATAAGAAGTTAATAGGAATCGTTACCGATGGAGACCTCAGAAGAATGCTCGAAAAACACCGAGATTTATCCGAGGTGACAGCTAAAGATATTATGACCAAAAAACCAAAGACCATTGCTCGCAAGGAATACGCCGTGAGGGCGTTGAATAGAATGAGGGAGTGTAATATTACACAGTTGGTGGTGGAAGAGGATGGTGAAGTGTTTGGATTCATTCATATCCACGATTTAATGAAAGAGGGGATTGTTTAA
- a CDS encoding mannose-1-phosphate guanylyltransferase has product MRNTPYIVVLAGGVGTKFWPHSRNNLPKQFLDLLGTGRSLLQNTYDRFVKLSSPDRFIVVTNHIYAHIVKEQLPDLDDAQILREPLRRNTATCIAYASYVIQKKDPGARVIVTPSDHLILHEVTFQETIALALSEAEKDSHLITIGIKPNRPDTGYGYIQYIDSQEEVKKVKTFTEKPDAELAKTFLESGDFVWNSGVFVWKNRSIIKAFEEQMPEMAEVFEEGADFYSTPEEKAFVKRAYSLVKNVTIDIGIMEKSDDVYLILGDFGWSDLGSWLSIHQLKPKDKNNNVVDANAMLYDTSNSYIKVSPQKLVVVHGLDNYLINESENVLLICKLDAEKKFKEFVADAKNKGEDFI; this is encoded by the coding sequence ATGCGAAATACACCATATATTGTTGTTCTTGCCGGGGGAGTTGGTACTAAATTTTGGCCGCATAGCAGAAACAACCTTCCAAAACAGTTTTTAGATCTATTGGGTACAGGGAGGAGTTTGCTCCAAAACACCTACGACCGATTTGTGAAACTATCCAGCCCTGACAGGTTTATTGTGGTGACCAACCATATCTATGCGCACATTGTCAAAGAACAGCTTCCTGACTTAGATGATGCCCAGATTTTAAGAGAGCCGCTACGAAGGAATACAGCCACGTGCATTGCTTATGCCAGCTACGTGATTCAGAAGAAAGATCCGGGTGCAAGGGTAATCGTGACGCCGTCTGATCACCTGATCTTGCACGAAGTGACTTTTCAGGAAACCATTGCACTGGCCTTAAGTGAAGCTGAAAAGGACAGCCACTTGATTACTATTGGCATCAAGCCCAATAGACCGGATACAGGCTATGGCTACATCCAATACATCGATAGCCAGGAAGAAGTCAAGAAGGTGAAGACCTTTACCGAAAAACCCGATGCGGAACTGGCAAAAACCTTTCTGGAAAGTGGGGATTTCGTATGGAACAGTGGTGTGTTCGTTTGGAAAAACAGGTCTATCATTAAGGCATTTGAAGAACAGATGCCTGAAATGGCTGAGGTGTTTGAAGAAGGAGCTGATTTTTATTCCACTCCTGAGGAAAAGGCGTTCGTGAAACGCGCTTATTCTCTGGTGAAAAATGTCACCATAGATATTGGTATTATGGAAAAATCAGATGATGTTTACCTGATATTGGGCGATTTTGGATGGTCTGATCTTGGTTCTTGGTTGAGTATCCACCAACTGAAACCCAAAGATAAAAACAATAACGTCGTGGATGCTAATGCAATGCTCTATGATACGTCCAACAGCTATATCAAAGTTTCTCCCCAGAAGCTTGTCGTTGTCCATGGATTGGATAACTACCTGATCAATGAATCCGAAAATGTACTTTTGATCTGTAAGCTGGATGCTGAAAAGAAATTCAAGGAATTTGTGGCTGATGCCAAGAACAAAGGAGAGGACTTTATTTGA
- a CDS encoding OsmC family protein, giving the protein MSKFHHYQTLITWTGNTGMGTRGYLAYQRNFDVVTEGRPVVYGSADPHFRGDKSRHNPEELFLASIASCHMLWYLHLCAEAGVSIVSYEDHAEGIMQENKNGSGQFSEVVLYPVVTVEAESMKTKAMQLHEEANKYCFIANSCNFKIRHKPVVRIASKKQSYS; this is encoded by the coding sequence ATGTCAAAATTCCACCATTATCAGACACTAATCACATGGACCGGAAATACCGGTATGGGGACAAGGGGATACCTTGCCTACCAAAGAAACTTTGATGTCGTCACAGAGGGCAGGCCTGTTGTTTACGGAAGTGCAGACCCCCATTTTCGCGGAGATAAGTCCCGCCATAACCCGGAAGAACTATTTTTGGCCAGCATCGCTTCCTGTCACATGCTTTGGTACCTTCACCTGTGTGCTGAAGCCGGAGTGAGTATTGTCTCATACGAGGACCATGCTGAGGGGATCATGCAGGAAAATAAAAATGGCTCGGGGCAGTTTAGCGAAGTGGTATTATACCCTGTGGTAACCGTGGAAGCTGAGTCCATGAAAACCAAGGCCATGCAGCTTCACGAAGAGGCTAACAAATATTGTTTTATCGCCAACAGCTGTAACTTCAAAATTCGCCATAAACCGGTGGTAAGGATCGCCTCCAAAAAGCAAAGTTATAGCTGA
- a CDS encoding Ldh family oxidoreductase, which produces MNFDFKDLFAFTKDIFIKIGCPEADAQSATEVLLSADLRGVDSHGVARLSGYVRLWEAGRINPTPNIRIVHETPSTAVVDGDGGLGLVVAPIAMQIAIGKAKNAGTGWVSVKNSNHYGIAGHHALQAVKEDMIGMSMTNASPLVSPTFSKERLLGTNPIAVAIPAGEEPPFVADMATTTAANGKLEILQRKQQEAPTGWVQDKDGNPTNNAFGVKEGGALLPLGGDREHGSHKGYALGSIVDIFSAVLSGANYGPWVPPFVAFLEPDPNPVGEGIGHFFGAMRVDAFRPADEFKGHMDNWIKRFRAAETTPGHKKVLIPGDPERALEIERMENGIPLLEPVQEDLKALGEKLGIPFRG; this is translated from the coding sequence ATGAATTTTGATTTTAAAGACCTATTTGCGTTTACAAAAGATATATTCATAAAAATCGGATGTCCCGAGGCCGACGCACAATCTGCTACCGAAGTACTACTTTCTGCAGACCTTCGCGGTGTGGATTCGCATGGGGTAGCGAGACTTTCCGGCTATGTCAGGCTTTGGGAAGCGGGCAGGATCAATCCCACCCCCAACATCCGTATTGTCCATGAGACCCCCAGCACAGCAGTTGTCGACGGGGACGGTGGATTAGGATTAGTGGTCGCACCTATTGCCATGCAAATTGCCATTGGCAAAGCAAAAAATGCCGGAACTGGCTGGGTATCTGTCAAAAACTCCAACCATTACGGCATCGCCGGCCACCACGCACTACAGGCCGTAAAAGAAGATATGATCGGCATGTCCATGACCAATGCCAGCCCATTGGTCAGTCCTACCTTTTCGAAAGAAAGACTACTGGGCACTAACCCCATCGCTGTGGCCATCCCTGCTGGCGAAGAACCTCCCTTTGTAGCAGACATGGCCACCACGACTGCCGCCAATGGCAAACTGGAGATCCTCCAGCGAAAGCAACAGGAAGCCCCGACCGGCTGGGTACAAGACAAGGACGGAAATCCCACCAACAATGCCTTTGGTGTCAAGGAAGGTGGCGCCCTGCTCCCTTTGGGCGGTGACCGGGAACACGGCTCTCATAAGGGCTATGCACTGGGCTCGATAGTGGACATATTTTCAGCCGTACTTTCAGGTGCCAATTACGGCCCGTGGGTTCCACCGTTTGTAGCCTTTTTGGAGCCCGATCCAAATCCAGTCGGTGAAGGCATAGGCCATTTCTTTGGAGCAATGCGTGTGGATGCCTTTCGCCCTGCGGATGAATTCAAAGGCCATATGGACAATTGGATCAAAAGATTCCGTGCTGCCGAAACGACTCCAGGCCATAAGAAAGTCCTTATTCCCGGGGACCCGGAAAGAGCGCTTGAAATAGAACGAATGGAAAATGGCATTCCATTGCTGGAACCCGTCCAAGAAGACCTGAAAGCATTGGGCGAAAAGCTGGGCATCCCCTTCAGGGGATAA
- a CDS encoding M42 family metallopeptidase translates to MQENEKFLYKYLNNASPTGFEASGQQLWLDYIKPFVDQHFTDSYGTAVGVLNPDAPFKVVIEAHADEISWFVNYITPEGYIYVRRNGGSDHMIAPSMRVNIHTDEKVIPGVFGWPAIHVRKGDKEDKPSLENIFIDVGARSKEEVEKMGIHVGCVATFQDELIDLNGNFFAGRALDNRVGGYMIAQVLKKLHDSGKKLPFALYVVNAVQEEIGLRGAQMIAAKIKPNVAVITDVCHDTTAPMYNKVTSGEQVAGSGPVLTYGASVHKKLLDMIIGVANKREIPFQRAAASRGTGTDTDAFAYSNDGVPSALISLPLKYMHTTVETASKKDINSVIDLITGFLEDLDPNYNFKYID, encoded by the coding sequence ATGCAAGAAAACGAAAAATTCCTTTACAAATACCTCAACAATGCGTCGCCGACGGGATTTGAGGCGTCCGGCCAGCAATTATGGCTGGATTACATCAAGCCATTTGTGGATCAGCATTTCACCGATAGTTATGGTACTGCCGTGGGGGTGCTCAATCCAGATGCGCCTTTTAAGGTGGTCATTGAGGCGCACGCTGATGAGATCAGCTGGTTTGTAAATTACATTACTCCAGAAGGGTACATCTATGTGCGTAGGAATGGTGGCTCGGATCATATGATAGCCCCTTCCATGCGTGTGAACATCCATACGGATGAAAAAGTTATCCCCGGGGTTTTTGGCTGGCCGGCAATTCACGTTCGTAAAGGGGACAAAGAAGACAAACCTTCCCTGGAAAACATCTTTATAGATGTCGGCGCCAGGAGTAAAGAGGAAGTGGAGAAAATGGGCATTCATGTCGGATGTGTTGCGACCTTTCAGGATGAGTTGATTGATCTAAATGGTAATTTCTTTGCCGGTAGGGCATTGGATAACCGGGTAGGAGGCTATATGATCGCCCAAGTGCTGAAAAAACTGCATGATTCAGGGAAAAAACTTCCTTTTGCACTGTATGTTGTAAATGCTGTGCAGGAAGAAATTGGTCTACGGGGCGCCCAGATGATCGCGGCTAAGATCAAACCAAATGTGGCAGTGATTACAGATGTTTGCCATGATACGACCGCCCCAATGTACAATAAAGTTACCAGCGGGGAGCAAGTAGCCGGATCAGGACCTGTACTGACATATGGAGCCTCTGTTCACAAGAAATTGCTGGACATGATTATTGGCGTTGCCAATAAACGCGAGATACCATTCCAGCGAGCGGCTGCTTCCAGAGGGACCGGGACGGATACAGATGCATTTGCCTATTCCAATGACGGGGTACCGTCAGCATTGATCTCCTTGCCGCTGAAGTATATGCATACCACCGTGGAGACGGCTAGCAAAAAGGATATAAATAGCGTGATCGACCTGATTACAGGTTTCCTGGAGGATTTGGATCCAAATTATAACTTTAAGTACATTGATTAG